One Panulirus ornatus isolate Po-2019 chromosome 1, ASM3632096v1, whole genome shotgun sequence genomic region harbors:
- the LOC139749840 gene encoding uncharacterized protein: MEKDPISCSDEATVQARSRPKNKKRRASTSSSSSSSASPEHREVKKKKKRTKSTSSRSSSSSSSSSSSSSSSSSSSSSSSSSSSSSSSSSDSSGSDIEVYKGKVKDKALKKALKKRKKREKLLKKKLKKCKKQAQEQQKKSIKKKVKKLRKKLKKLKKDRKKGTRRLKKKVVTQEKQKPNIANHIKNESSKEKGSKPSKIKTDVIENGSSSVGPSVDLMTTSQATTPMTREEWEKQESVMRRVYDQDTGRHRLIKGSGEVMEECVSRDRHRAINKAATQADGEFFQTHVKSRASK; encoded by the exons ATGGAGAAAGACCCTATATCTTGCTCAGATGAAGCTACAGTGCAAGCAAGATCTCGACCAAAGAACAAAAAGAGGAGGGCATCAAcatcttcatcgtcatcatcctcagCCTCTCCAGAACACAGGgaagtaaagaagaagaaaaaaagaactaaATCCACCTcctcaagatcatcatcatcatcctcctcatcttcctcatcttcttcatcttcatcatcttcatcctcatcttcctcctcctcttcttcatcctcctcctcctcatcagatTCTTCAGGATCAGATATTGAGGTATATAAGGGAAAAGTAAAGGATAAAGCACTAAAAAAGGCtctgaagaaaaggaagaaaagagaaaaacttttgaagaaaaaattaaagaaatgcaaaaaaCAAGCACAAGAGCAACAGAAGAAATCAATcaagaagaaagtaaaaaaatTACGGAAGAAACTTAAAAAGTTGAAGAAAGACCGAAAGAAAGGAACAAGGAGATTAAAGAAGAAGGTGGTGACACAAGAAAAGCAGAAACCAAACATAGCAAATCATATCAAGAATGAGTCCAGTAAAGAAAAAGGATCAAAGCCTTCTAAGATCAAGACAGATGTCATTGAAAATGGTTCATCATCAGTGGGCCCAAGTGTGGACTTGATGACCACTAGTCAGGCCACAACACCTATGACAAGGGAGGAGTGGGAGAAGCAGGAGAGTGTGATGCGTCGTGTATATGACCAGGACACTGGCAGGCACAG ATTGATTAAGGGCTCAGGTGAAGTGATGGAGGAATGTGTTAGTCGTGACCGTCACCGTGCTATCAACAAAGCAGCCACACAAGCTGATGGAGAATTTTTCCAGACCCATGTAAAGTCACGGGCCTCGAAGTAG